The region GGACTAACAATAAATTTAGCTCCTGCTAAGATTGCAGACCTGGCCGTTGTAACATCCAGAACTGTTCCTGCGCCAATAAGTAAATCGGGAAATTGATTCGATAATTTTTCTATCGTTGCTCCAGCCTTAGGAATGGTATAAGTTAATTCTATACTTTTTATTCCTCCCCTTATGCATGCATTTGAGTAATCTAATGCTTCTTTGTTTGAATCAGCCCGAATTACAGCTACTATTTTTGAATCTATTAATTGTTTTAAGGTGTTAACCATTTATTCGATCCCCCTTTTTATATCTTCGTTGCCCCGAACCCTCCATCAACTGTAACGAATGACCCTGTAACAAAACCGGAAGCCTTCTCAGAAGCAAGCCAAATAACTGCACCCTGCAATTCTTCGGGAGTGCCAAAACGTTTCATAGGTGTATGATTCATAATAGATTTCACACGATCATCGGTAAGTATTTTTCGATTTTGTTCAGCAGGAAAAAAGCCGGGTATTACAGCATTAACTCTAATTGAATCTTTAGCCAATTCCTGTGCCATAAATTCTGTAATATTATTAATGGCTGCTTTGGATGCCGAATAAGTTACAACTTTTGTCAGCGGTGTTATGGAAGACACCGAAGAAATATTGATAATGCTTCCTCCACGATTTCTTTTTCTGTTATTATTTGCAAATTCCTGGCAAGTAAACATGGTTGCTTTCAAATTCACATCCATAATGTCGTTCCATTCATTTTCCTGAATTTCATAAAATGGGGTGGAACTATTTACACCGGCGGAATTAATTAAAATATCCCATCCTCCATGTTCCTTATCTATTACCTCTGCTGCATGTCTGATTGATTCTATCTTTTTAACATCAACTTTAACAAAATGACTTTTTACGTTATGTTCCCTTATATCATTTAGGATTGACTCAGCCTTTTCTTCATTTCTACCAACAAGAATAATATCAGCACCACTCTTAGCTAAACCAATGGCCATTGAGGATCCTAATGTACTCGTCCCACCCATAATCACTGCCAACTTACCGTCCAGATTAAACATTTCGTTCATTAATTAAGCCTCCTGATTAAGAATTTTTCTAACCTTCTATATCTTGATGATAACCTTTCGAACTCCAGATGGCATATCTTCCATTAATTTAAACCCTTTTTCAACCTCATCAATTGTAAATTCATGACTAACTAATTCTTTCACATTAAAATCCATTGTGTTGAATAGATCAACTACTTTAGGAAAACGGTATGTCTGCAACCTTGACCCACATATTGTTAATTCCTTTTTGGTAATATTTACTTGTGAAAGTTCTGAAGGTTCCGAGTGAAATCCAAGCAGAACAACTCTTGCTGCAGTTGAGGTAACTTCCACGGATTGCTCAAAGGTTTTTGGAGTACCAACGGCATCAATCACGACATTGGCACCCATACCACTAGTCCAGTGATTTATTCTTTTAGCTGGTTCTTCTTCCCGAGGATTAATGGTAATGTCTGCCCCCCATGTACGCGCAAAGTCCAGTCTTTCTTTATTGAAATCAGAAATCGCTACCTTTGCCCCTTTATTAAGAGCCATTTTTAAGCAGCATAAACCTATTGGACCAGCTCCAATAATATACACCATGTCATCTCTTTTAACATCGCCACGATATACCGCTTGCGCACCAATAGTAAAAGGTTCTATTAGTGCAATTTCTGACCAGTCTAGTGAGGGATTCACGGCATGTACCAGTTTTTCCGGCATTACCATTACCTCACGACCTCCACCTTCACAATGAACTCCATACACTTCGACCGAATCACATACGTTCGGTCTATTTTGTTGACATGCATAGCATTTTCCGCATGAAGTCATTGGTTCAACAACTACTTTATCTCCAGGATTAACATTTGAAACAGAATCACCAATCTCAATTACCTCACCTGCAACTTCATGACCAATAATCCTAGGATAGGAAGCAAAAGGATTTTTTCCATGCAAAATATGCATGTCAGAACCACATATTCCCATTGTTTTCATTCGAACTTTAACCTCATCATGTTTTGTTATTGTAGGCTCTTCTACATCAACTACTTTCAAATTATGTGGTTCCCAAACTTGTATTGCTTTCATATTATCACTTCCTTTAACCAAATAGATTTGGTAAGAATAATGTTATTTGAGGAATAAATGCTACTAAAAGTAAAACGAGTAACATCACCCCAATGAATGGTAATAAAGCTACTGAAGCACGTCCGATAGAAACTTTTCCAATACTCGATGCTACAAATAAACAGACTCCCAAAGGAGGCGTTGACAAACCAATCATCAAATTTAGTACCATCATAACCCCAAAATGAATAGGTTCCATTCCAATTTGCATTGCAACGGGTAAAAGTACCGGAAATAATATAACAATAGCAGCAATTGTTTCCATAAACATACCTACAAAAAGCAAAAGTAGGTTTATTAAGAGGATGACAATAATAGGATTTTCAGATATTGTTAGAATCAAATCAGCAATTAATTGAGGAATTTGCTCACTGATTAAAATCCAGGCGAATAAATTTGCAAATCCGACCAAAATCATAATGTGAGCAGCCTCAATAACGGAATCTAAAATTATTTTTGGAATGTGACCAAATTTTAAATCTCTGTAAATAAACAAACCCACAATCATCGCATATACAACTGCAACAATAGATGCCTCTGTTGGAGTAAATAGCCCCCCTAGTATTCCGTATAAAATAACTACAATCATAACTAGGGCCCAAATCGCTCCCCAAAAGGATTTAAATATGACACCGAAACTTTGCCTTTCTCCACGAGGATATTGCCTTTTAACTGATATAATATATGTTACAATCATTAATCCAACACCAAGTAAAACCCCGGGAATAACACCAGCAATAAACAAATCACCAATAGAAATGGTAGCTAAAGTACCTAAAATGATCATTGGTAACGACGGAGGAATGATTGGTCCTATCGTGGAAGAGGATGATGTAACCGCTACAGAAAATGGCGCACTGTATCCTTCTTTCTTCATAGCTGGTATTAGAACAGACCCAAGACTCGCCGTATCTGCAAGCGCGGTACCTGAAATACCGGCAAACCCCATAGATGCACCAACATTCGCCAGTCCTAGTCCACCCCGAATATGCCCAATTACATTATTAGTAAAATCAATTATTCTCTTCGTTATTCCAGCAGCATTCATTAGGTTACCTGCTAAAATAAAACCGGGAATACACAATAATGTAAATGAGTTTATACCTCCAAACATTTTCTGAGGTATTACAGATAATGATATATCCGATGTTAAAAGATATATGAAAGACGATAGCCCTAGACTAAACGCAATCGGAACTCCAAGGAATATCATAACTAAAAATGATATAAACAAAATCGTTGTCATCATTCTTCAACACCTTCTTCCATTTGTTCATTATTTTCAGCAAAGATATAATAGATGTTTAAAAAGCTGTACAATGCTAAAAAAACAAATGCAATAATCATGCTAAAATAAATGTATATCATTTCAATTCTGAGAGTAGGAGATGTTTGACCTTGTCCTAACATAGCAAAGTCATATGAGTAAAAGACTAACATGCTGGAAAACAGACCCAAAACTAAATAAATAATTGATGAGTAAACCTTTTTAACCCTTTGAGGCAAAAAGTCAACTAACAGATCAACAGTAATATAGGCTCTTCGTTCCATAGCAACAGGTGCTCCAAATGCAATGGCATAAATAAACAAATACCTCGTTAATTCTTCAGTCC is a window of Virgibacillus ihumii DNA encoding:
- a CDS encoding SDR family oxidoreductase; translation: MNEMFNLDGKLAVIMGGTSTLGSSMAIGLAKSGADIILVGRNEEKAESILNDIREHNVKSHFVKVDVKKIESIRHAAEVIDKEHGGWDILINSAGVNSSTPFYEIQENEWNDIMDVNLKATMFTCQEFANNNRKRNRGGSIINISSVSSITPLTKVVTYSASKAAINNITEFMAQELAKDSIRVNAVIPGFFPAEQNRKILTDDRVKSIMNHTPMKRFGTPEELQGAVIWLASEKASGFVTGSFVTVDGGFGATKI
- a CDS encoding zinc-binding alcohol dehydrogenase family protein, whose product is MKAIQVWEPHNLKVVDVEEPTITKHDEVKVRMKTMGICGSDMHILHGKNPFASYPRIIGHEVAGEVIEIGDSVSNVNPGDKVVVEPMTSCGKCYACQQNRPNVCDSVEVYGVHCEGGGREVMVMPEKLVHAVNPSLDWSEIALIEPFTIGAQAVYRGDVKRDDMVYIIGAGPIGLCCLKMALNKGAKVAISDFNKERLDFARTWGADITINPREEEPAKRINHWTSGMGANVVIDAVGTPKTFEQSVEVTSTAARVVLLGFHSEPSELSQVNITKKELTICGSRLQTYRFPKVVDLFNTMDFNVKELVSHEFTIDEVEKGFKLMEDMPSGVRKVIIKI
- a CDS encoding TRAP transporter large permease, with the translated sequence MMTTILFISFLVMIFLGVPIAFSLGLSSFIYLLTSDISLSVIPQKMFGGINSFTLLCIPGFILAGNLMNAAGITKRIIDFTNNVIGHIRGGLGLANVGASMGFAGISGTALADTASLGSVLIPAMKKEGYSAPFSVAVTSSSSTIGPIIPPSLPMIILGTLATISIGDLFIAGVIPGVLLGVGLMIVTYIISVKRQYPRGERQSFGVIFKSFWGAIWALVMIVVILYGILGGLFTPTEASIVAVVYAMIVGLFIYRDLKFGHIPKIILDSVIEAAHIMILVGFANLFAWILISEQIPQLIADLILTISENPIIVILLINLLLLFVGMFMETIAAIVILFPVLLPVAMQIGMEPIHFGVMMVLNLMIGLSTPPLGVCLFVASSIGKVSIGRASVALLPFIGVMLLVLLLVAFIPQITLFLPNLFG
- a CDS encoding TRAP transporter small permease gives rise to the protein MKAISALTRILETLTVIFFTLMIFVVLLQILGRYTPISYIWTEELTRYLFIYAIAFGAPVAMERRAYITVDLLVDFLPQRVKKVYSSIIYLVLGLFSSMLVFYSYDFAMLGQGQTSPTLRIEMIYIYFSMIIAFVFLALYSFLNIYYIFAENNEQMEEGVEE